The following proteins are encoded in a genomic region of Penaeus chinensis breed Huanghai No. 1 chromosome 10, ASM1920278v2, whole genome shotgun sequence:
- the LOC125029895 gene encoding cuticle protein AM1199-like, whose product MFLMFVGFFVATAAAAPDHYGPPPTRFYGIPGAQSGPVIPILKDEREGPDASGVYSFEFETGNGIKREEQGAPQGPSGAVAMHGGWSFTFPDGSPADVSFVADDAGYRVESDLLPTPPPLPAHAIAQIEKARREDAAAAALSGRYTAPRTSYGYPYNISKEYI is encoded by the exons ATGTTCTTG ATGTTCGTCGGCTTTTTTGTGGCGACGGCTGCTGCAGCCCCAGACCACTACGGACCACCACCGACCAGGTTCTATGGCATTCCCGGGGCGCAGTCAGGTCCAGTCATTCCCATCCTGAAGGACGAGCGTGAGGGACCTGACGCATCAGGAGTGTACAGCTTCGAGTTCGAGACTGGCAATGGCATCAAGCGAGAGGAACAAGGTGCCCCTCAAGGACCGTCTGGCGCAGTGGCAATGCATGGAGGATGGTC TTTCACTTTCCCCGACGGCTCCCCCGCCGATGTCTCTTTCGTCGCCGACGACGCTGGTTACCGCGTCGAGTCTGACCTTCTGcccacgccccctcctctccccgcccacgccatcgCCCAGATCGAGAAGGCTCGTCGGGAGGACGCAGCTGCTGCTGCCTTGAGCGGGCGTTACACCGCTCCTCGGACTAGCTATGGATACCCATA CAACATATCAAAGGAATATATTTGA